From a single Notolabrus celidotus isolate fNotCel1 chromosome 7, fNotCel1.pri, whole genome shotgun sequence genomic region:
- the eif3ba gene encoding eukaryotic translation initiation factor 3, subunit Ba, whose translation MQETVDMVDDPEYEEEEPSFSDPEDFEDDVEDEELLEDILREKPQEADGIDSVVVVDNVPQVGPERLEKLKNVIHKIFSKFGKINTEFYPEAEGLTKGYIFLEYAAPTQALEAVKNADGYKLDKQHTFRVNLFTDFDKYMNISDEWVTPEKQPFKDFGNMRHWIEDPDCRDQFSVIYEAGERTAIFNNDAKDAIIVEERARWTETYVRWSPKGTYLATFHQRGIALWGGEKFKQIQRFSHQGVSLIDFSPCERYVVTFSPLMDTKEDPQAIIIWDILTGQKKRGFHCESSAHWPIFKWSHDGKFFARMTTDTLSIYETPSMGLLDKKSLKINGIKDFSWSPGDNIIAFWVPEDKDIPARVTLMQLPSRQEIRVRNLFNVVDCKLHWQRNGDYLCVKVDRTPKGTQGVVTNFEIFRMREKQVPVDVVEMKEGIIAFAWEPNGSKFAVLHGEVPRISVSFYHVKNNGKIELIKMFDKQQANSIFWSPQGQFLVLAGLRSMNGALAFVDTSDCTLMNIAEHYMASDVEWDPTGRYIVTSVSWWSHKVDNAYWLWTFQGRLLQKNNKDRFCQLLWRPRPPTLLSMDQIKLIKKDLKKYSKIFEQKDRLSQSKASKELVDKRRSMMEDYRRYREAAQQTHLEQKSLRLELRGGVESDELDCNVEDWEEETIEFFINEEIIPLGDL comes from the exons AGCTCCTGGAAGACATCCTGAGGGAAAAGCCCCAAGAGGCTGACGGCATCGActcggtggtggtggtggataACGTCCCTCAGGTTGGCCCGGAGCGTTTAGAGAAACTCAAAAACGTCATCCACAAGATTTTCTCCAAATTCGGTAAAATCAACACTGAGTTCTATCCGGAGGCTGAAGGCTTGACCAAAGG GTACATCTTCTTGGAGTATGCCGCTCCTACTCAGGCTCTGGAGGCGGTGAAGAACGCAGATGGGTACAAACTTGACAAACAGCATACATTCAGGGTCAACCTCTTCACTGACTTTGACAA GTACATGAACATCAGTGATGAGTGGGTAACTCCGGAGAAGCAGCCTTTCAAAGACTTT GGCAACATGCGCCACTGGATCGAGGACCCAGACTGCCGTGACCAATTCAGTGTGATCTACGAAGCTGGAGAGAGGACGGCCATCTTTAACAATGATGCAAAGGACGCGATCATAGTTGAAGAGAGAGCG CGCTGGACAGAGACGTACGTGCGCTGGTCTCCTAAAGGCACCTACCTGGCCACCTTCCATCAAAGGGGCATTGCATTGTGGGGCGGTGAGAAGTTCAAGCAGATTCAGAGGTTCAGCCATCAGGGTGTTTCCCTCATCGACTTCTCACCATGTGAGAG GTATGTGGTGACCTTCAGTCCTCTGATGGACACCAAGGAGGACCCACAGGCCATCATCATCTGGGACATTCTGActggacagaagaagagaggctTCCACTGCGAGAGCTCAGCACACTGGCCCATTTTCAA ATGGAGCCACGATGGGAAGTTCTTTGCCAGGATGACCACAGACACTCTGAGCATCTATGAGACTCCA TCTATGGGCCTGCTCGACAAGAAGAGTCTGAAGATTAACGGGATCAA GGACTTCTCCTGGTCTCCTGGTGACAACATCATAGCATTCTGGGTACCTGAGGACAAAGACATCCCAGCCAGAGTGACTCTGATGCAGCTGCCTTCCCGTCAGGAGATCCGTGTCCGTAACCTCTTCAACGTCGTCGACTGCAAGCTGCACTGGCAGAGAAACGGGGACTACCTGTGTGTCAAAGTGGACAGGACTCCTAAGGGAACACAG ggtGTGGTCACCAACTTTGAAATCTTCCGCATGAGAGAGAAGCAGGTTCCTGTTGATGTGGTGGAGATGAAag AAGGCATCATCGCGTTTGCATGGGAACCCAACGGCAGCAAGTTTGCTGTTCTCCATGGAGAGGTTCCCAGAATTAGCGTCTCTTTCTATCATGTCAAAAACAACGGCAAGATCGAGCTGATAA AGATGTTTGACAAGCAGCAGGCCAACAGCATCTTCTGGAGCCCACAGGGACAGTTCTTGGTGCTGGCTGGACTCAGAAG caTGAACGGAGCTCTGGCCTTTGTGGACACGTCAGACTGCACCTTGATGAACATAGCCGAGCACTACATGGCCTCTGACGTGGAGTGGGACCCGACCGGTCGCTACATTGTCACCTCCGTCTCCTGGTGGAGTCACAAG GTGGACAATGCGTACtggctgtggacgttccagggCCGTCTTCTGCAGAAGAACAACAAAGACCGGTTCTGTCAGCTACTCTGGAGACCCAGACCTCCAACCCTGCTCAGCATGGACCAGATCAAG TTGATCAAGAAGGATCTCAAGAAGTACTCAAAGATCTTTGAGCAGAAGGATCGTCTGAGCCAGTCCAAGGCTTCCAAG GAGCTGGTGGACAAGCGCAGGTCCATGATGGAGGACTACCGTCGCTACAGGGAGGCGGCGCAGCAGACCCATCTGGAGCAGAAGAGCCTCCGCCTGGAGCTTAGAGGAG GAGTGGAATCTGATGAACTGGACTGCAACGTGGAAGACTGGGAGGAGGAGACCATTGAGTTTTTTATCAACGAAGAAATCATTCCCCTTGGAGATCTGTAG